Proteins from a genomic interval of Candidatus Binataceae bacterium:
- a CDS encoding DUF1634 domain-containing protein has protein sequence MRSEEHRRELNEVENKILRRWTPMLLRTILLVAIALLSGGLILTAVAEPGYFVSRYNQAQAGHLFGRETVIGLWSNMLAGQPHAILTLGLYALTLVPLARVAFCLILFMKQRDFTYVMLTGYVLAGLIAGVLLGKVG, from the coding sequence ATGCGGTCAGAAGAACACAGACGCGAGCTTAACGAGGTCGAAAACAAGATTTTGCGGCGCTGGACGCCGATGCTGCTGCGGACCATCCTGCTCGTCGCGATCGCGCTTCTGAGTGGCGGGCTGATTCTGACTGCGGTGGCGGAGCCGGGCTACTTCGTCAGCCGTTACAATCAGGCTCAGGCTGGGCACCTGTTCGGGCGGGAAACCGTCATCGGTCTGTGGTCGAATATGCTCGCTGGCCAACCTCACGCGATTTTGACGCTGGGCCTCTACGCATTGACCCTCGTGCCGCTCGCCCGCGTTGCGTTCTGCCTGATCCTGTTCATGAAGCAGCGCGACTTCACCTACGTGATGCTCACCGGCTATGTGCTCGCCGGACTGATCGCCGGCGTCCTGCTCGGCAAGGTTGGTTAG
- a CDS encoding sulfite exporter TauE/SafE family protein: MLIILVELIALAAGAGFVGAISGLGGGVFIVPALVMVAKMPMRVAIGASLISVVATSAGASVAFVRDGWTNLKVAMTLECATVTGAVIGAYLAGVVPTAALEVLFAAMMLQSAYFTIRKGGDEIITKGDRLSSRLELAGETIDNTGQPVHYEVVHVGGGAALMVVAGLMSGLLGIGSGALKVMAMDYVMHIPLKVSSATSNFMIGVTAGAGALVFLSRGDIATTLAAPVALGVTAGAVTGSRLLPHLRVEPLRIVFVVILILIAAEMGWRALSGI, from the coding sequence GTGCTTATAATTTTGGTCGAATTGATCGCGCTGGCGGCCGGCGCAGGCTTCGTCGGCGCGATCTCGGGTCTGGGCGGCGGAGTCTTCATTGTGCCGGCGCTGGTGATGGTCGCCAAAATGCCAATGCGGGTCGCGATCGGCGCCAGCCTCATCTCAGTGGTGGCGACGAGCGCCGGCGCGAGCGTGGCCTTTGTGCGCGATGGCTGGACCAACCTCAAGGTCGCGATGACGCTCGAGTGCGCGACCGTGACCGGTGCGGTGATCGGCGCCTACCTGGCGGGAGTCGTACCAACCGCGGCGCTCGAGGTGCTGTTTGCGGCAATGATGCTGCAGTCGGCGTACTTTACGATCAGAAAGGGCGGCGACGAGATCATAACCAAAGGCGATCGGTTGTCGTCGCGGCTCGAACTGGCGGGCGAAACGATCGATAACACCGGTCAGCCAGTGCATTACGAGGTGGTGCACGTTGGCGGCGGAGCGGCGCTGATGGTGGTGGCGGGGCTGATGTCGGGGCTGCTCGGGATCGGCTCGGGCGCGCTCAAAGTGATGGCGATGGACTACGTCATGCATATCCCGCTCAAGGTTTCGAGCGCGACGAGCAATTTCATGATTGGGGTGACGGCCGGCGCGGGCGCACTGGTCTTTCTTTCGCGCGGCGACATCGCGACGACGCTGGCGGCGCCGGTCGCGTTGGGGGTCACTGCCGGCGCGGTGACCGGCAGCCGCCTGCTACCGCATCTGAGGGTTGAACCGTTGCGGATCGTGTTTGTGGTTATCCTGATTCTGATTGCCGCCGAGATGGGCTGGCGCGCACTGAGCGGAATCTGA
- a CDS encoding mechanosensitive ion channel family protein, whose translation MHASLSQIIEPALEGLLALAAALSAVAFRRRTRVFTPSGFIMLAVGLMLNLLTPHGAQTTTWSPYLRVAAITLICCGVIRLILESVEIWMRRRHMHVSTIATEFILTLSYAATLLIVSRMILNFDIRQLVALPALFTLVGAWLQHRDLFSGLLIQSQRPFRPGDWVRIGDHVGQVQETGWQATRILTRTRESVTIPSNALAKDLFINYSVVRPVADEIFLDLGFAEAPGAIETAVRALLADVPDVVKDPPPEVGPCEYTDGAVRYRIRYWLTDYGRQEIVRARIIRSLWYVLRRHRLAPPTHPVAPSHPSFDSVAEPRLMEELRRVDLLKELSDADLRIILPSIKVADYGRGEVLIRQGEVGDRFFILRRGTAEAVDEGSNGRGPIVVGFIEHSSERNFFGEMALLKGEPRNATIRAATDVEVLEIERTGLTHLFRANPEIAQGIARIAAAREQENLAHTSAAHNSPASVIERQSRTFQTMRRIFDF comes from the coding sequence ATGCACGCATCTTTGAGCCAGATCATCGAGCCCGCCCTCGAGGGCCTGCTGGCGCTTGCCGCCGCGCTCTCCGCCGTGGCCTTCCGGCGTCGCACCCGCGTGTTCACGCCGTCGGGTTTTATCATGCTGGCGGTCGGCCTGATGCTCAACTTGCTGACGCCACACGGCGCCCAAACTACCACCTGGTCACCTTACCTGCGGGTCGCCGCGATCACGCTAATCTGCTGCGGTGTCATTCGCCTGATTCTCGAAAGCGTCGAGATCTGGATGCGCCGCCGGCACATGCACGTCTCCACCATCGCAACCGAATTCATCCTGACGCTGTCGTATGCCGCAACGCTGCTGATCGTCTCGCGGATGATCCTGAACTTTGATATTCGGCAACTCGTCGCGCTGCCGGCGCTGTTCACGCTCGTGGGCGCCTGGCTGCAGCATCGCGATTTGTTCAGCGGCCTCCTGATCCAGAGCCAACGGCCATTCCGGCCCGGCGATTGGGTGCGCATCGGCGATCACGTCGGCCAGGTCCAGGAAACCGGATGGCAGGCGACGCGCATCCTGACCCGCACGCGCGAGAGCGTGACAATTCCGAGCAACGCCCTGGCCAAGGATTTGTTCATTAATTACTCGGTGGTACGCCCGGTCGCCGACGAGATTTTTCTCGATCTCGGTTTTGCCGAAGCGCCCGGCGCGATCGAGACTGCGGTGCGGGCGCTGCTCGCCGACGTGCCCGATGTCGTGAAGGATCCGCCCCCCGAAGTCGGCCCCTGCGAATACACCGATGGAGCCGTTCGCTACCGCATCCGCTACTGGTTGACCGACTATGGTCGGCAGGAGATCGTTCGCGCCCGCATCATTCGCAGTCTGTGGTATGTCTTGCGCCGTCACCGTCTCGCCCCACCAACTCATCCCGTCGCGCCTTCGCATCCCAGTTTCGATAGTGTCGCCGAACCCCGCCTGATGGAAGAACTACGCCGCGTCGATCTGCTCAAGGAGCTCTCCGACGCCGATCTGCGCATCATCCTGCCGTCGATCAAAGTTGCTGACTACGGACGCGGCGAAGTCCTGATTCGCCAGGGCGAAGTCGGCGATCGCTTCTTTATTCTCCGCCGCGGCACGGCCGAGGCCGTCGACGAGGGTTCTAACGGCCGCGGGCCCATCGTGGTCGGCTTCATTGAACATAGTTCCGAAAGAAACTTTTTCGGCGAGATGGCCTTGCTCAAGGGTGAGCCGCGCAACGCGACGATCCGCGCCGCGACCGACGTCGAGGTGCTCGAAATCGAACGCACCGGCCTCACCCACCTGTTCCGTGCGAATCCGGAGATTGCTCAGGGCATCGCGCGCATCGCCGCGGCGCGCGAGCAAGAAAACCTCGCGCATACCTCCGCGGCGCACAATTCTCCGGCCAGCGTAATCGAGCGCCAAAGCAGAACCTTTCAGACCATGCGCCGCATCTTCGACTTCTAA
- a CDS encoding tannase/feruloyl esterase family alpha/beta hydrolase yields the protein MASITTDKAKGNVVNFEIGLPQASSWNSRFLFTGNAGFGGSIALDVSDLQTGGYATAATDTGHTALSNDASWALNNVQGVKDFEYRAVHDATVASEAIVGDYYSGASFHSYFNGCSTGGRQGLVEAQKYPKDFDGIIAGDPAIGDPFINFNASAQQILQTAGNFIDSGATKLLDEAVLSECDDKDGVVDGLIQDPSVCNFDPATLQCAPGQTSGCLSSGQVASFKAIFAGAVDTHGKPLYVGYSVSDVIESSPADSAWGNWLTGCPVTQPICLDPLFGPSAAEPWTGETPPLNSPGQWGFQEQVLRNFVFNNPNYDTRTFDFTSQKLINQVTNANKRWDGDGMKANLKSFTKLGHKLLMYHGWSDPALSPYISVQYYNSVQAVLGSSTTADVRLFMVPGMHHCQGLGPGPNNFDPLTPVTQWVEGGTLPNSIIASHHINDDPTKPVDRTMPLCVYPTLAQYNNIGPLNDSSSWSCP from the coding sequence ATGGCGTCGATCACCACCGACAAGGCCAAGGGCAACGTTGTGAACTTCGAGATCGGGCTGCCGCAGGCGAGTAGCTGGAATTCGCGTTTTTTGTTCACGGGCAACGCCGGCTTTGGCGGCAGTATCGCGCTCGACGTGAGCGATCTTCAGACCGGTGGCTATGCCACTGCCGCGACTGATACCGGGCACACGGCCCTTTCAAACGACGCGAGCTGGGCGCTGAACAACGTGCAGGGGGTTAAGGATTTCGAATATCGGGCCGTGCATGACGCGACCGTGGCGTCGGAAGCGATCGTCGGCGATTATTATAGCGGGGCGAGCTTTCACTCGTACTTCAATGGTTGCTCGACCGGCGGGCGTCAGGGTTTGGTCGAGGCGCAGAAATATCCGAAGGACTTTGACGGAATTATTGCGGGCGATCCGGCGATCGGGGATCCGTTCATCAACTTCAATGCGAGCGCTCAGCAGATTTTGCAGACCGCGGGCAATTTCATCGATTCGGGTGCGACCAAGTTACTCGACGAGGCGGTACTGAGCGAGTGCGACGATAAGGACGGGGTGGTCGATGGTCTGATCCAGGATCCCAGCGTATGCAATTTCGATCCGGCGACCCTGCAATGCGCTCCTGGGCAGACCAGCGGCTGTCTTAGTTCCGGGCAGGTCGCGTCATTCAAGGCGATCTTTGCGGGCGCGGTCGATACCCATGGCAAGCCGCTCTACGTCGGTTACAGCGTCAGCGACGTGATCGAGAGTTCGCCCGCAGATTCGGCCTGGGGTAATTGGCTAACCGGCTGCCCGGTGACACAGCCGATTTGCCTGGATCCGCTATTCGGCCCGAGCGCGGCGGAGCCTTGGACTGGGGAGACACCGCCGCTGAATTCACCTGGGCAGTGGGGTTTTCAAGAGCAGGTTTTGCGTAATTTCGTCTTCAATAATCCGAATTACGATACCCGAACATTCGATTTCACCAGTCAAAAGCTAATCAACCAGGTAACCAATGCGAATAAGCGTTGGGACGGTGACGGCATGAAGGCGAATCTCAAGTCCTTCACCAAGCTGGGTCACAAGCTTCTGATGTATCACGGCTGGAGCGATCCCGCCCTCTCTCCGTACATCAGCGTACAATACTACAACAGCGTGCAGGCAGTACTGGGCAGTAGTACTACCGCCGACGTAAGGTTGTTCATGGTGCCGGGAATGCATCATTGCCAAGGTCTCGGACCCGGACCGAATAATTTCGATCCGCTGACGCCGGTTACGCAATGGGTTGAAGGCGGAACCTTACCCAACAGCATTATTGCCAGCCACCACATCAATGACGATCCGACGAAGCCCGTGGATCGGACAATGCCGCTGTGCGTCTATCCGACCCTGGCGCAGTACAACAATATCGGTCCCCTCAACGACTCCAGTTCATGGTCGTGTCCCTAA
- a CDS encoding tannase/feruloyl esterase family alpha/beta hydrolase, whose amino-acid sequence MRRNFAIGLLLTVGLALRAVSAQAVDCSPASIQAIAPTTTTIDTATEITTGTVPYCAITAHIVTNASLNDIIHYDLDLPDAGFWNARLLFSGNGEFGGTIGDVSKNIPMGYAEAATDTGHTSTAPTESAWALNNIPAIQDFEYRSVHESASASEQILSNYYGNVPYFSYFQGCSTAGRQGLVEAENYPNDFDGIVAGDPSIGQPYLGFNWTQQAILAGSTAFFDTKAIDTLNSAVLSQCDGVDGVVDGLIQDPTKCAFNPASIQCASGQTKGCLGAGQVAALNKIYQGPVDTKGNLLYPGLTVSDPESSAPLDAGWETYIIGCNTQTCMVPNFTAAEPYSSFKKPPVEWSSQDGFFKDFIFNSASYDTRTISYKQQHELTKISNTTAQQGGEGQNPNIAKFASLGHKLLMYHGWSDPAFSPLVSVNYFNSVEGVLGAGSATTNTLRLFMVPDMHHCQSSGPGPNDFDALGAMETWVEQGTVPDGIIASHHKMDDFTMPVDRTMPLCAYPEQAVYNGVGGLNAATSWSCPSSS is encoded by the coding sequence ATGCGTCGTAACTTTGCTATCGGTTTGCTGCTTACAGTGGGCCTCGCGCTTCGAGCAGTATCAGCGCAGGCGGTTGATTGCAGCCCGGCGTCAATCCAGGCGATCGCGCCGACCACCACTACGATCGATACCGCGACCGAGATCACGACGGGAACGGTGCCGTACTGCGCGATTACGGCGCATATCGTGACGAACGCCTCCTTGAATGACATCATTCACTACGATCTGGACCTGCCCGACGCAGGCTTTTGGAACGCACGCCTGCTGTTCAGCGGCAATGGCGAGTTTGGCGGCACCATCGGCGACGTCTCGAAGAATATTCCGATGGGCTACGCGGAAGCGGCGACTGACACCGGGCATACCTCGACCGCCCCGACGGAGTCGGCCTGGGCGCTGAACAACATTCCAGCGATTCAGGATTTCGAGTATCGATCGGTGCATGAGTCAGCGTCGGCATCGGAGCAGATTCTGAGCAACTATTATGGAAACGTGCCTTATTTTTCTTACTTCCAGGGGTGCTCAACGGCGGGACGGCAGGGTTTGGTTGAGGCAGAGAATTATCCGAATGATTTCGATGGGATCGTGGCGGGCGACCCTTCGATCGGACAGCCGTATCTGGGATTTAACTGGACCCAACAGGCGATTCTTGCGGGCTCAACGGCCTTTTTCGACACTAAAGCCATCGATACGCTCAATAGCGCGGTGCTCTCGCAATGCGACGGGGTCGATGGAGTGGTTGATGGCTTAATCCAGGATCCGACCAAGTGTGCATTCAATCCGGCGAGCATCCAGTGTGCGTCGGGCCAGACCAAAGGATGTTTGGGCGCCGGGCAGGTGGCGGCACTCAACAAGATCTACCAGGGGCCAGTGGACACGAAGGGGAACTTGCTTTATCCCGGCCTGACGGTCAGCGATCCGGAGTCGAGCGCACCGCTTGATGCGGGTTGGGAAACTTACATAATCGGCTGCAACACGCAGACGTGCATGGTGCCGAATTTCACGGCGGCGGAGCCCTATAGCTCGTTCAAGAAGCCTCCGGTCGAATGGTCGTCGCAGGATGGATTTTTCAAGGACTTCATCTTCAACAGTGCGAGCTATGACACTCGAACCATCAGCTACAAGCAGCAGCATGAACTGACGAAGATCAGCAACACGACGGCGCAGCAGGGCGGAGAAGGGCAGAATCCGAATATCGCCAAGTTCGCGAGTCTGGGCCACAAGCTGCTTATGTACCATGGCTGGAGTGACCCGGCTTTCTCACCGTTAGTGAGCGTGAATTACTTCAACAGCGTGGAGGGTGTTCTTGGAGCAGGCAGCGCGACGACTAACACGTTGCGGCTATTCATGGTGCCGGACATGCATCATTGCCAATCATCCGGGCCCGGACCCAACGACTTCGACGCTCTGGGGGCTATGGAAACCTGGGTTGAGCAGGGAACCGTCCCGGACGGCATCATCGCGAGTCATCATAAGATGGACGATTTCACCATGCCGGTCGATCGCACGATGCCTCTGTGCGCCTATCCGGAGCAGGCGGTCTACAACGGGGTGGGTGGGCTGAACGCCGCGACGTCATGGTCATGCCCGTCGAGCAGTTGA
- a CDS encoding tannase/feruloyl esterase family alpha/beta hydrolase: MRCYVTAILLLGASITLRVTQLYALSCDAGSIQAIAPGSSTVTSALETTTGTIPYCKIDASITTDAALGDVIHYEVDLPDASSWNSRLFFFGNGGFGGSIVLSPGALQAGSAVAATDTGHTAANDDASWALNNVPAVLDYEYKALHETVAASEQILSGYYGAPVYHSYFSACSDGGRQGLVEAQKYPNDFDGVVVGDAGIGQAYLGFNWNAQAILAGSSSFIDGNAIGLINSAVLAQCDGVDGVVDGLIQNPVACNFNPETLLCAPGQATGCLSAGQIVALNKIYQGAVDTNGVSLYPGLSVSDPAQSASLDAGWATYMVGCRASGVCQEPNFTAAEPWASLARTPSQWGAQDEFFKDFIFNNPNYDTRTLKFTNQTLLNQIGALTASLGGEGMNANLTSFAHVGHKLIMYHGWSDPAFSPYVSVNYYNGVSAILGSSTTNSARLFMVPGMHHCQGLGPGPNSFDVITAITNWVEQGIAPDGIIASHHMNDDSTQPVDRTMPLCAYPEMAVYNGVGPVDTAASWSCGTSGASSAS; the protein is encoded by the coding sequence ATGCGCTGTTACGTAACGGCCATCCTGTTGCTAGGGGCCAGCATTACCCTGAGGGTGACGCAGCTTTATGCGCTGAGCTGCGACGCCGGGTCGATTCAAGCGATCGCGCCAGGCAGCTCAACGGTTACCTCGGCGCTCGAGACGACGACGGGAACGATCCCGTATTGCAAGATCGACGCCTCGATCACGACCGACGCGGCGCTCGGCGACGTGATTCACTATGAGGTCGATCTGCCGGACGCGAGTTCCTGGAATTCGCGGCTGTTCTTTTTTGGCAATGGCGGCTTCGGCGGGTCGATTGTACTGTCGCCCGGCGCTTTGCAGGCGGGCAGCGCCGTAGCCGCTACCGATACGGGACACACTGCGGCCAACGACGACGCCAGCTGGGCACTCAACAATGTGCCGGCCGTGCTGGACTACGAGTATAAGGCCCTCCACGAGACCGTGGCGGCCAGCGAGCAGATTCTGAGCGGCTATTATGGCGCGCCGGTCTATCATTCCTATTTCTCAGCCTGTTCCGACGGCGGGCGGCAGGGACTGGTCGAGGCGCAGAAGTATCCCAACGATTTCGATGGCGTCGTTGTGGGAGACGCCGGGATCGGCCAGGCCTATCTCGGGTTCAACTGGAACGCGCAGGCAATTTTGGCGGGTTCCAGCAGCTTCATCGATGGTAACGCGATCGGGTTGATCAACTCGGCAGTGCTGGCGCAATGCGATGGGGTTGACGGGGTGGTGGATGGCCTCATCCAAAATCCGGTTGCGTGCAATTTCAATCCTGAGACCCTGCTGTGCGCGCCGGGACAGGCCACGGGCTGTCTGAGTGCGGGGCAAATCGTGGCGTTGAACAAGATCTATCAGGGCGCAGTCGATACCAACGGGGTCTCGCTCTACCCGGGGCTGAGCGTCAGCGATCCGGCGCAGAGCGCATCGCTGGACGCCGGCTGGGCCACATATATGGTCGGATGCCGGGCCAGCGGCGTGTGCCAGGAACCCAATTTTACGGCGGCGGAGCCCTGGGCGAGCTTGGCGCGCACGCCGTCTCAGTGGGGCGCGCAAGACGAATTTTTCAAAGATTTCATCTTCAACAACCCTAATTACGATACGCGCACGCTAAAATTTACGAACCAGACGTTGCTCAATCAGATTGGCGCTCTGACGGCGAGTCTGGGCGGCGAAGGGATGAACGCGAATTTGACCTCCTTCGCCCACGTGGGTCACAAACTGATCATGTATCATGGGTGGAGCGATCCGGCCTTTTCTCCTTACGTCAGTGTTAATTATTACAACGGAGTGAGTGCGATCCTCGGGAGCAGCACGACCAACAGCGCCAGATTGTTCATGGTTCCGGGGATGCATCATTGCCAGGGGCTAGGACCCGGGCCGAACAGCTTTGACGTGATCACGGCGATTACGAACTGGGTTGAGCAGGGGATCGCACCGGATGGGATCATCGCCAGCCATCACATGAACGACGACTCGACCCAGCCGGTGGATCGGACGATGCCGCTGTGCGCCTATCCGGAGATGGCGGTATATAACGGAGTCGGTCCGGTGGACACGGCGGCGTCGTGGTCCTGCGGCACGAGCGGGGCATCGAGCGCGTCGTAG
- a CDS encoding tannase/feruloyl esterase family alpha/beta hydrolase, which produces MNKFRFIWFFLNIGFLLSALMLLGGRPAFAGSSLTCDPTSLQTVATKQGRLLGKAVEIFAASPSSLGSLPYCQITAIIVTDSKLNDKIFVAIDLPDLLFWNSRFLFTGNGGFAGRATPDTIHLQEGYAVAATDTGHEGADGTVATWALNNPPAIKDFQYLALHESTQLAEAMTTAYYDTKRNSYFTYFDSCSTGGRQALVEAQKFPDDYQGIVAGAPAAGQFYLAYNWNSQATLVSSDAYLNVDQINLLSAAVLSECDGLDGVVDGLIQDPTACNFNPSTLLCAPGQTAGCLTQGQINTVNAIWQGVVDTKGKQVYPGFTESDPASSASLDIAWQQYLAACPHSNNCALPDFTAAEPWPAPTFVPPPVWWDRQDSFMKYFVYSDASYNSRAFSFSDQASINKVSKETSKWGADAMKANLKPFVHKGHKLLMYHGWSDPSFSPLVSVNYYNSVQAILGPTGRDSVRLFMAPGMHHCQGKGPGPNTFDELTPVTTWVEQDVAPDGIIASHNTADDPAQPVDRTMPLCAYPERAVYDGVDPVNDSSSWSCQSVGASRN; this is translated from the coding sequence GTGAATAAATTTCGCTTTATCTGGTTTTTCCTGAACATTGGGTTCCTTCTAAGCGCTTTGATGCTGCTCGGTGGGCGGCCGGCGTTTGCGGGCAGCAGCCTGACCTGCGATCCGACGTCGCTGCAGACGGTGGCGACCAAGCAGGGCCGGTTACTGGGCAAGGCCGTGGAGATCTTTGCGGCCAGCCCGAGTTCGCTCGGCAGCTTACCTTACTGTCAAATCACGGCAATCATCGTGACCGACTCGAAATTGAATGACAAAATCTTCGTCGCGATCGACCTGCCTGATCTTCTGTTCTGGAACTCCCGCTTCCTGTTCACCGGCAATGGCGGATTTGCCGGCCGCGCGACGCCGGATACGATCCATCTGCAAGAGGGCTATGCGGTGGCGGCAACGGATACCGGCCATGAGGGCGCCGATGGTACGGTCGCGACCTGGGCATTGAACAACCCGCCGGCGATCAAGGATTTTCAATATCTCGCGCTGCATGAATCGACGCAGCTCGCGGAGGCGATGACCACCGCCTACTACGACACCAAGCGCAATAGCTACTTCACTTACTTTGACAGTTGCTCGACCGGCGGCCGTCAGGCGCTGGTGGAGGCGCAGAAGTTTCCGGACGACTATCAAGGAATTGTGGCTGGGGCGCCGGCGGCGGGGCAATTTTATCTGGCCTACAACTGGAACTCGCAGGCGACTTTGGTCTCGAGCGACGCCTATCTGAACGTCGATCAAATAAACCTGTTAAGCGCCGCGGTGCTGAGCGAATGTGACGGACTTGACGGCGTGGTTGACGGGCTGATTCAGGATCCCACGGCGTGCAATTTCAATCCGTCGACGTTGCTATGCGCCCCTGGGCAAACCGCCGGCTGTCTGACGCAGGGGCAGATCAACACCGTCAATGCCATCTGGCAGGGCGTGGTCGACACCAAGGGCAAGCAGGTCTATCCGGGCTTTACAGAGAGCGATCCGGCTTCAAGCGCCTCGCTCGACATCGCGTGGCAGCAGTATCTCGCGGCCTGTCCGCATTCCAACAACTGCGCGCTGCCGGATTTTACCGCGGCTGAGCCGTGGCCGGCGCCGACTTTCGTTCCGCCGCCGGTGTGGTGGGACCGGCAAGATTCCTTCATGAAGTATTTTGTCTATTCAGATGCGAGCTACAATTCGCGGGCCTTCAGCTTTTCCGATCAGGCGAGCATCAATAAGGTCTCAAAGGAAACGAGCAAGTGGGGCGCCGATGCGATGAAGGCGAACCTCAAGCCGTTCGTGCACAAGGGCCACAAGCTGCTCATGTACCATGGCTGGAGCGATCCCTCGTTCTCCCCGCTCGTGAGCGTAAATTATTACAACAGTGTGCAGGCGATTCTCGGGCCGACGGGTCGCGACAGCGTCCGGCTGTTCATGGCGCCGGGGATGCATCATTGCCAGGGCAAGGGTCCCGGGCCGAATACTTTTGACGAGCTGACGCCGGTTACCACATGGGTCGAGCAGGACGTCGCCCCCGATGGCATAATCGCCAGCCACAACACCGCCGATGATCCGGCGCAACCGGTGGATCGGACGATGCCGCTGTGCGCCTATCCGGAGCGCGCAGTCTACGATGGGGTTGATCCGGTGAACGACTCCTCTTCATGGTCGTGTCAGTCGGTCGGGGCCTCGAGGAATTAA